One Mycobacterium marseillense DNA window includes the following coding sequences:
- a CDS encoding flavin-containing monooxygenase, whose translation MTRRDPAVAVVGAGMSGLCVAIALLRSGITDVAIFEKADEVGGTWRDNTYPGLTCDIPSRVYQYTFATNPNWTHLFSPGREIQDYFRAIADRFGLRDRIRFGTEITDARFENGRWSLRTATGGEHAADFLITATGVLHHPRMPSIAGLNDFGGHVFHSARWDHSVELRGRRIAIVGNGSTGVQLVCGLAGVAGRVMLFQRTAQWVLKLPNPRYTRFTGLSRNRFPWLDRMAYRGYSVVFDLFAVGLTKPGARRKIMAALCRASLREVRDPGLRRALTPDYTPMCKRLVMSSGFYRAMQRDDVDLVTAGIDHVERRGIVTDDGVLHDVDVIVLATGFDTHAFFRPMRLTGRDGIAADDVWRDGPRAYQTVAMPGFPNFFMMLGPHSPVGNLALTTVAESQAEHILGWIQRWRRGEFDTVEPTPSATDSYNAGLRAAMPNTVWTTGCDSWYLNKDGVPEVWPFTPAAHRAMLADTDPRQYDLRRSAPTP comes from the coding sequence ATGACGCGACGCGATCCCGCCGTAGCCGTCGTCGGGGCCGGCATGTCCGGGCTGTGCGTCGCAATCGCGTTGCTGCGCAGCGGTATTACCGATGTGGCCATCTTCGAGAAGGCCGACGAGGTGGGTGGCACCTGGCGCGACAACACCTACCCGGGCCTCACCTGCGACATACCGTCGCGGGTCTACCAGTACACGTTCGCCACCAACCCGAACTGGACGCACCTGTTCTCGCCCGGCCGCGAAATCCAGGACTACTTCCGCGCAATCGCGGACCGCTTCGGTCTGCGGGACCGCATCCGGTTCGGCACCGAAATCACCGACGCCCGTTTCGAGAACGGCCGCTGGTCGTTGCGCACCGCCACCGGGGGCGAGCACGCCGCGGACTTCCTCATCACCGCCACCGGCGTCTTGCATCATCCCCGGATGCCGTCGATTGCCGGCCTCAACGACTTCGGCGGCCACGTCTTTCACTCGGCGCGTTGGGACCATTCGGTCGAGCTGCGCGGCCGCCGGATCGCGATCGTCGGCAACGGGTCGACGGGCGTGCAACTCGTGTGCGGCCTGGCCGGCGTGGCCGGTCGAGTCATGTTGTTCCAGCGCACGGCCCAGTGGGTGCTCAAGCTGCCCAACCCCCGCTACACGCGGTTCACCGGCCTGTCCCGGAACCGATTTCCGTGGCTGGATCGGATGGCGTACCGCGGCTACAGCGTGGTCTTCGACCTCTTCGCGGTGGGGCTGACCAAGCCCGGTGCACGCCGCAAGATCATGGCGGCGCTATGCCGTGCCAGCCTCCGCGAGGTCCGCGATCCCGGCCTGCGCCGGGCCTTGACGCCCGACTACACGCCGATGTGCAAACGGCTGGTGATGTCGAGCGGCTTCTACCGTGCCATGCAGCGCGACGACGTCGACCTGGTCACCGCCGGCATCGACCATGTGGAGCGGCGCGGCATCGTGACCGACGACGGCGTCCTGCACGACGTCGACGTCATCGTGCTCGCCACCGGATTCGACACCCACGCCTTCTTCCGGCCGATGCGGCTGACCGGCCGCGACGGCATCGCCGCCGACGACGTGTGGCGCGACGGGCCGCGGGCCTATCAGACCGTGGCGATGCCGGGCTTCCCCAACTTCTTCATGATGCTGGGGCCGCACAGCCCGGTCGGCAACCTGGCGCTGACGACCGTCGCCGAATCGCAGGCCGAGCACATCCTGGGCTGGATCCAGCGTTGGCGCCGAGGGGAATTCGACACCGTCGAGCCGACGCCGTCGGCTACCGACAGCTACAACGCGGGGCTGCGCGCCGCGATGCCGAACACCGTGTGGACCACCGGCTGTGACAGCTGGTACCTCAACAAGGACGGCGTGCCCGAGGTGTGGCCCTTCACACCGGCTGCGCATCGCGCGATGCTGGCCGACACCGATCCGCGACAGTACGACCTGCGCCGGAGCGCGCCCACGCCCTGA
- the ald gene encoding alanine dehydrogenase, whose protein sequence is MRVGVPTEIKTNEFRVAITPAGVAELVGRGHDVLVQSGAGEGSSITDAEFKAAGAQLADTAEQVWVEADLLLKVKEPVPAEYELLRRNQILFTYLHLAASRACTDALLASGTTSIAYETVQTADGTLPLLAPMSEVAGRLSAQVGAYHLMRTHGGRGVLMGGVPGVKPADVVVIGAGTAGYNAARVANGMGAMVSVLDVNINKLRLLDAEFGGQVRTRYSSAYDLEGTVKRADLVIGAVLLPGAKAPRLVSNSLVAQMKPGAVLVDISIDQGGCFEDSRPTTHDDPTFAVHDTLFYCVANMPSAVPKTSTVALTNATMPYVLALADRGWRAACRADHALAKGLSTHDGALLSGQVAVDLGLPFTDPAALLG, encoded by the coding sequence ATGCGAGTCGGCGTACCGACCGAGATTAAGACGAACGAGTTTCGCGTGGCCATCACCCCCGCCGGTGTCGCCGAGTTGGTCGGTCGCGGACACGATGTGCTCGTCCAGTCGGGCGCCGGCGAGGGATCGTCGATCACCGACGCCGAGTTCAAGGCGGCGGGCGCCCAGCTCGCGGATACGGCCGAACAGGTTTGGGTCGAGGCCGACCTGCTGCTCAAGGTCAAAGAACCCGTGCCGGCCGAGTATGAGCTGTTGCGGCGCAACCAGATTCTGTTCACCTACCTGCATCTGGCCGCGTCGCGCGCGTGCACCGACGCGTTGTTGGCCTCCGGAACAACATCGATCGCCTACGAGACCGTCCAAACCGCCGACGGCACACTGCCGTTGCTCGCGCCGATGAGCGAGGTGGCCGGCCGGCTGTCCGCTCAGGTGGGGGCTTATCACCTGATGCGCACCCACGGCGGGCGCGGCGTGCTGATGGGCGGCGTGCCCGGCGTCAAGCCGGCCGACGTCGTGGTGATCGGGGCGGGCACGGCCGGCTACAACGCGGCCCGCGTCGCGAACGGCATGGGCGCGATGGTCTCGGTGCTCGACGTGAACATCAACAAGCTCCGGCTGCTCGACGCCGAGTTCGGCGGGCAGGTGCGCACCCGGTATTCGTCGGCCTACGACTTGGAGGGCACCGTCAAGCGGGCCGACCTGGTCATCGGGGCCGTGCTGCTCCCCGGCGCAAAGGCCCCCCGCCTGGTCTCGAATTCCCTTGTCGCGCAGATGAAACCGGGCGCCGTGCTGGTGGACATCTCCATCGATCAGGGGGGCTGCTTCGAGGACTCGCGGCCGACCACCCACGACGACCCGACCTTCGCCGTGCACGACACCCTGTTCTACTGCGTGGCCAACATGCCCAGCGCGGTGCCCAAGACGTCGACGGTGGCGCTCACGAATGCGACCATGCCCTATGTGCTCGCGCTCGCCGACCGCGGCTGGCGCGCCGCGTGCCGCGCGGATCACGCTTTGGCCAAAGGACTTTCGACGCACGACGGCGCGCTGCTGTCCGGTCAGGTGGCCGTCGATCTCGGCCTGCCGTTCACGGACCCGGCCGCGCTGCTCGGCTGA
- a CDS encoding metal-dependent hydrolase, with protein sequence MLTVDDQAAGPHDASLDHERLVLEARDVHFDWATLPFHYVPGEPFATHVLNVLHLLLPAGEEFFVDVFKKTLPLIKDDQLRLDVQGFIGQEAVHSQAHADVLAHFAARGIDLSPYTSQIKWLFDKLLGPRPRWSERRRQSWLLEQVSLVSAIEHYTAILGEWILNSPAHDAIGTDPVMLDMLRWHGAEEVEHKAVAFDTMKHLRAGYWRQVRAQLVVSPAMLLLWIRGVRFMYSLDPYLPPRTKPRWRDYFSAARRGLVPGPLRFVKAIGNYYRPGFHPSQLGGVGLAVDYLAVSPAARASH encoded by the coding sequence ATGCTGACCGTCGACGACCAGGCAGCGGGTCCGCACGACGCGTCGCTCGACCACGAACGACTGGTCCTCGAGGCGCGCGACGTGCACTTCGATTGGGCGACGTTGCCGTTCCACTACGTGCCCGGCGAGCCATTCGCCACCCACGTCCTCAACGTGCTGCACCTCCTGCTGCCCGCGGGCGAAGAGTTCTTCGTCGACGTGTTCAAGAAGACCTTGCCGCTGATCAAAGACGACCAGCTGCGGCTGGACGTCCAGGGCTTCATCGGGCAGGAGGCGGTGCATTCCCAGGCGCACGCCGACGTGCTCGCGCACTTCGCCGCGCGGGGCATCGACCTGAGCCCCTACACCAGCCAGATCAAGTGGCTGTTCGACAAGCTGCTCGGCCCGCGTCCCCGGTGGAGCGAACGCCGCCGGCAGAGCTGGCTGCTCGAGCAGGTGTCGCTGGTCTCCGCGATCGAGCACTACACCGCCATCCTGGGCGAGTGGATCCTGAACTCGCCGGCCCACGACGCGATCGGCACCGATCCGGTGATGCTGGACATGCTGCGCTGGCACGGCGCCGAGGAGGTCGAACACAAGGCGGTCGCCTTCGACACCATGAAGCACCTGCGGGCCGGCTACTGGCGACAGGTCCGCGCCCAGCTGGTCGTGTCGCCCGCCATGCTGCTGTTGTGGATACGCGGCGTGCGGTTCATGTACTCGCTGGATCCCTATCTGCCGCCGCGCACCAAGCCGCGCTGGCGGGACTACTTCTCCGCGGCGCGGCGCGGATTGGTGCCCGGGCCGCTGCGTTTCGTGAAAGCCATCGGGAACTACTACCG
- a CDS encoding SRPBCC family protein, with amino-acid sequence MTDPCVSATMRIDARPDVVYRLITDLPTLASLAEEAVAMEWRKGDAVSPGAVFTGHNESGRRRWSTKCTVTDADPGRRFAFDVTHTVLPIARWQYDIVAADGGCEVTESTWDRRPGWFRKVAGKATGVSDRVAANTEHIRLTLQRLKQRAETE; translated from the coding sequence ATGACCGACCCGTGCGTTTCGGCCACCATGCGAATCGATGCCCGCCCCGACGTGGTGTACCGCCTCATCACCGACCTGCCCACCCTGGCCTCGCTCGCCGAGGAGGCGGTGGCGATGGAATGGCGCAAGGGCGACGCCGTGAGCCCGGGCGCGGTCTTCACCGGCCACAACGAGAGCGGCCGCCGGCGCTGGAGCACCAAATGCACCGTCACCGACGCCGACCCGGGCCGCCGCTTCGCCTTCGACGTGACCCACACCGTCCTTCCGATCGCCCGCTGGCAGTACGACATCGTCGCGGCCGACGGCGGATGCGAGGTCACCGAGAGCACCTGGGACCGCAGGCCCGGGTGGTTCCGCAAGGTCGCCGGCAAGGCCACCGGCGTCAGCGATCGGGTGGCCGCCAACACCGAGCACATCCGGCTCACCCTGCAGCGCCTCAAACAGCGCGCCGAAACCGAGTAG